A window of the Hemitrygon akajei chromosome 22, sHemAka1.3, whole genome shotgun sequence genome harbors these coding sequences:
- the rasd4 gene encoding rasd family member 4 — MSLAVKEKNQVRLVFLGAAGVGKTSLIRRFLLDTFESKYKRTVDELHSKEYEVGAMKIKIEIMDTSGSYSFPAMRKLSIQTSDAFALVYAVDDADSFQAVRTLRDEILDIKEDKYTPIVVIGNKTDNLSERQVSTEEVMSLVELEWNNRYLESSAKDNANVAEVFRELLQQANLPSRLSPALRRRRETFPTGNKSRPPMNKTNSCIIS, encoded by the coding sequence ATGTCTCTTGCAGTGAAAGAAAAGAATCAAGTCCGGCTGGTCTTCCTCGGGGCAGCTGGGGTGGGGAAGACTTCACTGATACGGAGATTTTTACTCGATACCTTTGAGTCGAAGTACAAGCGGACAGTAGACGAACTTCACAGCAAAGAGTACGAAGTGGGGGCAATGAAAATCAAAATCGAGATCATGGACACGAGTGGCAGCTACTCTTTCCCGGCGATGAGGAAGCTCTCCATCCAGACTAGCGATGCCTTCGCCCTAGTCTACGCCGTGGACGATGCTGACTCTTTCCAAGCTGTGAGGACCCTGAGGGACGAGATCCTAGACATCAAGGAAGATAAATACACTCcgattgtggtgataggcaataAGACAGACAACCTGAGCGAGAGGCAGGTGTCGACCGAGGAGGTCATGTCTCTCGTGGAACTGGAGTGGAACAACCGGTACCTGGAATCCTCGGCTAAGGACAACGCCAATGTTGCGGAAGTTTTCCGGGAACTCCTGCAACAGGCCAACTTGCCGAGCCGCCTGAGTCCCGCCTTGCGGAGAAGACGGGAAACTTTTCCAACGGGAAACAAATCCAGACCCCCCATGAACAAAACCAACAGTTGCATCATCTCCTAG